One Mycolicibacterium sarraceniae genomic window carries:
- a CDS encoding C40 family peptidase, with protein MFAIATLMTLISQVSSTPYVPGGDSPAGTDCSGLASWVANAATGRPVYGSRFHTGNEEAALLARGFHYGTAPNSLVIGWNGGHTAVTLPDGTAVSSGEGGGVRIGGGGAYQPQFTHHMYLPMPADDMADPLAPPAPDAPTPDAPVFVDAMVDAPPPPADQLPPPAGDIVPADAQIAPPAGDLAPEPA; from the coding sequence ATGTTTGCAATCGCGACGTTGATGACTCTGATTAGTCAGGTGTCAAGCACGCCGTACGTCCCTGGTGGGGACAGTCCGGCTGGCACCGACTGCTCAGGGCTGGCCTCCTGGGTGGCCAATGCGGCCACCGGCAGGCCCGTGTACGGCAGCCGGTTCCACACCGGCAACGAGGAAGCAGCGCTGCTCGCCCGAGGTTTCCACTACGGAACCGCCCCGAACTCTCTCGTGATCGGCTGGAATGGCGGGCACACCGCTGTCACGCTGCCCGACGGCACCGCGGTGTCCAGCGGTGAGGGCGGTGGCGTGCGGATCGGTGGCGGCGGCGCCTATCAGCCGCAGTTCACCCACCACATGTACCTGCCGATGCCCGCCGACGACATGGCCGATCCCCTGGCACCGCCGGCGCCCGATGCGCCTACTCCGGATGCGCCGGTGTTCGTCGACGCCATGGTCGACGCACCGCCGCCACCGGCCGACCAGCTGCCGCCGCCCGCCGGGGACATCGTGCCCGCTGATGCCCAAATTGCGCCACCGGCAGGCGATCTCGCGCCTGAGCCCGCCTAG
- a CDS encoding enoyl-CoA hydratase: MPQDYRFLTYEELDDGRIARIMLNRPEARNAQNRGLLVELNEAFLAAEADDKVRVVILGGHGPMFSSGHDLGSSVSRAEHSPGPDQHPSFTVNGATREGAESLMLQEWHHFFSNTRRWRDLRKITVAQVHGDVYAAALMLMWACDLIVAAEGTRFADVVGARLGMCGVEYFAHPWEFGPRKTKELMLTGDAMTVDEAYQLGMISKVFPPDELADKTLEFARRIAEVPTMAALLAKEAVNQTQDNMGFYNALNACFTLHQLNHSHWAQVHDNGWPVGLEEDGLPNWKTAPPIVPAVKDQVRAQS; the protein is encoded by the coding sequence ATGCCCCAGGACTACCGTTTCCTCACCTACGAAGAGCTCGATGACGGCCGCATCGCGCGCATCATGCTCAATCGGCCCGAGGCGCGCAACGCCCAGAACCGCGGCCTGCTGGTGGAACTCAACGAGGCGTTCCTGGCCGCGGAGGCCGACGACAAGGTTCGAGTAGTCATCCTGGGCGGTCATGGTCCGATGTTCTCCTCCGGCCACGACCTGGGGTCCTCGGTGTCGCGGGCCGAGCACAGCCCCGGGCCGGACCAGCACCCGAGCTTCACGGTGAATGGTGCCACCCGCGAAGGCGCCGAAAGCCTGATGCTGCAGGAATGGCATCACTTCTTCTCCAACACCCGCCGTTGGCGCGACCTACGCAAGATCACCGTCGCCCAGGTCCACGGTGACGTCTATGCCGCCGCGCTGATGCTGATGTGGGCGTGCGACCTGATCGTGGCCGCCGAAGGCACCCGCTTCGCCGATGTCGTCGGCGCGCGGCTGGGTATGTGCGGCGTCGAGTACTTCGCTCACCCATGGGAGTTCGGGCCACGCAAGACCAAGGAGCTGATGCTCACCGGTGATGCGATGACGGTTGACGAGGCGTATCAGCTGGGCATGATCTCGAAGGTCTTCCCACCAGACGAACTCGCCGATAAGACGCTGGAGTTCGCCCGTCGGATCGCCGAAGTTCCGACCATGGCGGCGCTGCTGGCCAAGGAAGCCGTCAACCAGACGCAGGACAACATGGGCTTCTACAACGCGCTGAACGCCTGCTTCACTCTGCACCAGCTCAACCACTCACATTGGGCGCAGGTGCACGACAACGGTTGGCCGGTGGGTCTCGAGGAGGACGGCCTGCCGAACTGGAAGACCGCCCCGCCGATCGTGCCCGCCGTCAAGGATCAGGTTCGCGCGCAAAGCTGA
- a CDS encoding AMP-binding protein, giving the protein MNLFATLDQAATRLGDRGAVYRGAHQLHTWTQLHDRVLRLAGALRRTYTPGQRIAIASENRAEIIELFYAVWAAECVVVPINFKLHPREMVQILEDAGVATAFASPKIASELRPESPVGVELIGGPDYERLFNGPPAAVPDTDPSTLAWLFYTSGTTGRSKGAMLSHRNLTAMTVAHLADIDSPDENCSLLHAAPMSHGSGLYIAPYVLRGARQVVSESGAFDPDEFLDLCGLHPGSSAFLAPTMIARLVSTGRKAPPTLRTIVYGGGPMYVDGLKKAMTAFGPVFAQIYGQGEAPMTITGLRRADHESDDDAILGSVGYPRSGVEVAVLGSDCAYAEPGQIGEIVCRGDVVMSGYWNNAEATRTTVRDGWLYTGDMGSYDQRGYLTLRDRSKDVVISGGSNIYPREVEEALLEHPGVAEACVVGAPDPEWGEVVVAFIVGSAADGSLDTHLLDRIARFKRPKRYVFIDELPKNSYGKVLKRELRARLG; this is encoded by the coding sequence GTGAATCTGTTCGCCACCCTCGATCAGGCCGCCACCCGACTCGGCGACCGCGGCGCGGTTTACCGTGGCGCACACCAGCTGCACACCTGGACTCAGTTGCACGACCGGGTATTACGGCTGGCCGGCGCGCTGCGCCGAACGTACACGCCCGGGCAACGGATCGCGATCGCCAGCGAGAACCGCGCCGAGATCATCGAGCTGTTCTACGCGGTGTGGGCCGCCGAGTGCGTCGTCGTCCCGATCAACTTCAAGTTGCATCCCCGCGAGATGGTGCAGATCCTCGAAGATGCCGGTGTCGCAACGGCATTCGCATCGCCGAAGATAGCTTCCGAGCTCAGGCCGGAATCCCCCGTCGGCGTCGAGCTGATCGGCGGCCCCGACTACGAGCGGCTCTTCAACGGACCGCCGGCGGCAGTCCCCGACACCGACCCGTCCACACTGGCCTGGCTGTTCTACACCAGCGGCACCACCGGCCGCTCGAAGGGCGCGATGCTCTCGCATCGGAACCTGACCGCGATGACGGTGGCGCACCTGGCCGATATCGACTCCCCCGATGAGAACTGCAGCCTGCTGCATGCCGCACCGATGTCGCACGGCTCCGGGCTCTACATCGCGCCTTACGTGCTGCGCGGCGCCCGCCAGGTGGTGTCCGAATCGGGCGCTTTTGACCCTGACGAGTTCCTCGACCTGTGCGGTCTCCATCCGGGATCGTCAGCCTTCCTGGCACCCACCATGATTGCGCGTCTCGTCAGCACCGGACGCAAGGCGCCGCCGACGCTGCGCACTATCGTCTATGGGGGCGGCCCGATGTATGTCGACGGTCTGAAGAAGGCGATGACGGCGTTCGGGCCGGTTTTCGCCCAGATCTACGGCCAGGGCGAAGCGCCGATGACGATCACCGGATTGCGCCGCGCCGACCACGAATCCGACGACGACGCGATCCTCGGCTCGGTGGGCTATCCGCGTTCCGGGGTCGAGGTCGCGGTGTTGGGCTCCGACTGCGCATACGCCGAGCCGGGACAGATCGGCGAGATCGTGTGCCGGGGCGATGTCGTGATGTCCGGCTATTGGAACAACGCCGAGGCGACTCGTACCACCGTCAGGGACGGCTGGCTCTACACCGGCGATATGGGCTCGTATGACCAGCGGGGCTATCTGACCCTGCGTGATCGCTCCAAGGATGTGGTGATCAGTGGCGGGAGCAATATCTACCCGCGCGAGGTCGAGGAGGCGCTGCTGGAACATCCCGGCGTGGCCGAGGCCTGCGTGGTCGGCGCACCGGATCCCGAGTGGGGCGAGGTGGTCGTGGCCTTCATCGTCGGCTCGGCCGCCGACGGCTCACTCGATACCCACCTGCTGGATCGGATCGCCCGGTTCAAGCGTCCCAAGCGGTACGTTTTCATCGACGAACTGCCCAAGAACAGCTATGGCAAGGTTCTCAAACGCGAATTGCGCGCCCGGCTCGGGTAA
- a CDS encoding SDR family NAD(P)-dependent oxidoreductase: MGDTQVAVVTGASSGIGFACATKLAEMGMAVVGTGRDAERLTGLAGAIADPDRVATLAVDLTDDDAPQRIVDLAVSRWGHIDFLVNNAGVGSPKPLHETDDETLDYFLGVMLRAPFRLARDVIPHMRPGSAIINITSTFAVVGGLRGGAYSAAKGGLTALTTHIACQYGAQGIRANAVAPGVTVTPMVEQRLKDPGFKKMQTEMTPHTRLGRVEDIAATVAFLCSPGGSFINGQTIVVDGGWSSTKYLSDFALSSEWIAR; the protein is encoded by the coding sequence ATGGGTGATACGCAGGTAGCGGTGGTGACCGGCGCAAGCAGCGGAATCGGTTTCGCCTGCGCCACAAAGCTCGCCGAGATGGGAATGGCTGTTGTCGGCACCGGTCGCGACGCCGAGCGACTGACCGGACTGGCCGGGGCCATCGCCGATCCCGATCGGGTCGCCACTCTGGCCGTCGACCTCACCGACGATGACGCCCCGCAGCGGATCGTCGACCTCGCAGTGTCGCGGTGGGGCCATATCGACTTTCTGGTCAACAACGCCGGGGTCGGCAGCCCCAAGCCACTGCACGAAACCGACGACGAGACACTGGATTACTTCCTCGGTGTCATGCTGCGGGCCCCATTCCGGTTGGCTCGCGACGTAATTCCGCACATGCGGCCCGGATCGGCGATCATCAACATCACCTCCACCTTCGCCGTCGTCGGCGGCCTGCGTGGCGGCGCGTACTCCGCCGCCAAGGGCGGCCTCACCGCGCTGACCACACATATCGCGTGTCAGTACGGCGCACAGGGGATCCGCGCCAACGCGGTCGCCCCGGGGGTGACTGTGACGCCAATGGTCGAACAGCGCCTGAAGGATCCCGGATTCAAGAAAATGCAGACCGAGATGACACCGCACACCCGGCTGGGCCGGGTTGAGGACATCGCCGCCACGGTGGCGTTCCTATGTTCTCCGGGTGGCAGTTTCATCAATGGTCAGACGATCGTGGTCGACGGCGGGTGGAGCTCCACGAAATATCTGTCCGACTTCGCGCTGTCCTCGGAGTGGATCGCGCGGTGA
- a CDS encoding AMP-binding protein, with product MRTAQRDSELAAQSYASGLWTRETLADALAAAARDTPRREALVDGQVRLDCANLHTRARQLAGAMSARMPAGSVVSFMLPNWHEAAIVYHAATVAGMVVNPILPSLRDHELAFILADAAVRMIFIPAEFGGHDYASMLQRVTATMPSPPIVAVVRGEPQPGQLTFGTLDTLVFTPPELDPDAVKMILYTSGTTGRPKGVLHSHNSIHALIRQLSEHWRVGPGSVSLVPSPIAHIGGSIYAFEFPILLGTTAVLMDRWEPDAAVALMTAEGCTHMAGATPFLQHLLGAAERAGTRLPDLKVFICGGASVPPALIRSAANYFEHAVVTRVYGSTEVPVMTVGAPDDPGHAAETDGRPGIADVIIADGEIRARGPQMLLGYLHPDDEADAFDANGYFRTGDLGHWVDHHFLVVTGRAKDIVIRNGENIAPKEVEDVLLGHPDIQEIAIVGLPDARTGERACAVVVTEREPGLGVADLRDFLQATGIAKFKWPEQVVVWESLPKNDAGKVLKHQIRARLVEADG from the coding sequence ATGCGCACCGCACAGCGGGATTCCGAGTTGGCCGCGCAGTCCTATGCCAGTGGGCTGTGGACGCGCGAAACCTTGGCCGACGCATTAGCCGCGGCCGCACGGGACACCCCGCGACGCGAGGCCCTCGTCGACGGCCAGGTCCGCCTGGACTGCGCAAACCTGCACACCCGGGCCCGCCAGCTAGCCGGCGCCATGTCAGCCCGCATGCCCGCCGGCAGTGTGGTGTCGTTCATGCTGCCAAACTGGCACGAAGCGGCGATCGTGTATCACGCGGCGACAGTGGCGGGCATGGTGGTCAATCCGATCCTGCCGTCGCTGCGCGACCATGAACTCGCGTTCATCCTCGCCGATGCAGCAGTCCGCATGATCTTCATTCCCGCCGAGTTCGGGGGTCATGACTATGCGAGTATGCTGCAGCGGGTCACCGCGACCATGCCGTCGCCACCCATCGTTGCCGTGGTGCGCGGCGAGCCGCAGCCCGGGCAGCTCACGTTCGGCACGCTCGACACACTGGTATTCACACCGCCGGAGCTCGATCCCGATGCGGTCAAGATGATTCTCTACACCTCCGGGACGACGGGACGCCCGAAAGGCGTTCTCCACAGTCATAATTCGATCCACGCGCTGATCCGCCAGCTCAGCGAGCACTGGCGGGTCGGGCCGGGTTCAGTATCGCTGGTGCCCTCCCCCATCGCCCATATCGGCGGTTCGATCTACGCCTTCGAGTTCCCGATCCTGCTGGGCACGACCGCGGTTCTGATGGACCGCTGGGAGCCCGATGCCGCGGTAGCGCTGATGACCGCTGAGGGATGCACGCACATGGCCGGCGCGACACCGTTCCTGCAGCATTTGCTGGGCGCCGCCGAACGGGCCGGCACCCGGCTTCCCGACCTAAAGGTGTTCATCTGCGGCGGCGCCTCGGTGCCACCGGCGCTGATCCGCAGCGCCGCTAACTATTTCGAGCACGCCGTCGTCACCCGCGTATACGGCTCCACCGAGGTTCCGGTCATGACTGTCGGTGCGCCTGACGACCCCGGCCACGCCGCCGAAACCGACGGTCGGCCCGGCATCGCCGATGTCATCATCGCCGACGGCGAGATCCGCGCGCGCGGTCCGCAGATGCTGCTGGGGTATCTGCACCCTGATGACGAGGCTGACGCGTTCGACGCGAACGGTTACTTCCGCACCGGCGACCTCGGCCACTGGGTGGACCACCATTTCCTCGTCGTCACCGGGCGGGCCAAGGACATCGTGATCCGCAACGGGGAGAACATCGCGCCCAAGGAGGTCGAGGATGTTCTGCTCGGCCATCCCGATATTCAGGAGATCGCGATCGTCGGGCTTCCCGATGCACGTACCGGCGAGCGAGCGTGTGCGGTGGTGGTCACCGAGCGCGAACCGGGCCTCGGTGTGGCCGATCTGCGCGATTTCCTGCAGGCCACGGGTATCGCGAAATTCAAGTGGCCCGAACAGGTCGTCGTCTGGGAGTCCTTGCCCAAGAATGACGCGGGGAAGGTACTCAAACATCAGATCCGAGCGAGGTTGGTTGAGGCCGATGGGTGA
- a CDS encoding GntR family transcriptional regulator, with product MTPAESGDHRYIQVARTLRKEIVDGVYPVGSQLPTEHELCQRFSVSRYTVREALRRLREDNLVSSRPRAGTLVVPRPSSHAYVQDVVSINDLLAFATGARFAIESITMVTVDGELAQRTGLTVGDEWLAVRGFRRAEGADAPVCRTEYYINRAFAAVGRMLQNHTGPIFPLIEDLFGLSIVEVRQEISAVQVGVELAAALKVEPGTPALEMQRTYTTSDGETAQVTVNTHPGTRFRHSMTMRRVKGSP from the coding sequence ATGACACCCGCCGAGTCCGGGGATCACCGCTATATCCAGGTGGCTCGCACGCTGCGCAAGGAGATCGTCGACGGGGTCTACCCGGTCGGCTCCCAATTGCCTACCGAACACGAACTGTGCCAGCGTTTTTCGGTGAGCCGCTACACCGTTCGGGAAGCCCTGCGCCGCCTGCGTGAGGACAACCTGGTGTCCTCCCGGCCTCGGGCCGGCACGCTGGTGGTACCGCGGCCGTCGTCGCACGCCTACGTCCAGGACGTGGTGTCGATCAACGATCTGTTGGCCTTTGCGACGGGGGCGCGTTTCGCGATCGAATCGATCACCATGGTCACCGTCGATGGTGAGTTGGCGCAACGCACCGGGCTGACGGTCGGCGACGAATGGCTGGCGGTGCGCGGATTCCGCCGCGCCGAGGGTGCTGATGCGCCGGTCTGCCGCACGGAGTACTACATCAATCGCGCGTTCGCGGCCGTCGGCCGGATGCTGCAGAACCACACCGGGCCGATCTTCCCCCTCATCGAGGATCTGTTCGGGCTCAGCATCGTCGAAGTCCGCCAGGAGATCTCCGCCGTACAGGTCGGCGTCGAGCTGGCAGCTGCACTCAAGGTCGAGCCCGGCACGCCCGCACTAGAGATGCAGCGCACGTACACCACTTCCGACGGCGAGACAGCTCAAGTGACGGTGAACACCCACCCCGGCACCCGGTTCCGTCATTCGATGACGATGCGACGAGTGAAGGGATCACCGTAA
- a CDS encoding SMP-30/gluconolactonase/LRE family protein, which translates to MTSQQDGRFTLAQPPVLADGWRVARRSAPSRLFGANGLRTGPDGRVYIAQVTGSQISALDIGTGSVDTVSAKGGEIIAPDDVAFDDAGNLFATEVMDGRVSVRGVDGTTRVLRDDLPCANGITVHRGRLFIGECREGGRLMELDPATGAQRILLENVPSPNAMEVGPDGLLYFPVMGANEIWRIDPDGGSPETVATGLGVPDAVKFDADGYLVSTQVHSGQVLRIDPRSGEHTVLANLNPGLDNLTFVGARLFVSNFTGEITEVLGGLQTRAVLPGGLNWPLDLTVGPDGELYIADGTYFYALRADGALHTLGMLFSPGYPGFIRGLTAAGQGEFVVTTSGGQVARYRPADGESDVLADGLNQLYGVALGPRGIVAVEQGTGRLLSVDGGRTDVLASGLDTPVGVAIGADGHPLVSERGRIVRVSETNTEPVVDGLSCPQGILVSGELLFIVDADAKSLIEVDLTSGARTVIASGLPVGAPPGVTPKPLRGMPPFSGPQGPYAGIAAGGDGTLYVSADSDGSVLAFQRAG; encoded by the coding sequence GTGACATCGCAGCAGGACGGGCGCTTCACCCTCGCCCAGCCCCCGGTCCTTGCCGACGGATGGCGCGTCGCGCGTCGTAGCGCGCCGAGCCGGCTGTTCGGCGCCAACGGTCTGCGCACCGGCCCCGACGGCCGGGTGTACATCGCTCAGGTCACCGGCAGCCAGATCAGCGCACTCGATATCGGCACTGGCTCGGTCGACACGGTCAGCGCGAAGGGCGGCGAGATCATCGCCCCCGACGATGTGGCGTTCGACGACGCCGGAAATCTCTTCGCGACCGAGGTGATGGACGGCCGGGTCAGTGTCCGCGGTGTCGATGGCACCACCCGAGTCCTGCGCGACGATCTGCCCTGCGCCAACGGGATCACCGTGCACCGGGGCCGGTTGTTCATCGGCGAGTGCCGCGAGGGCGGCCGGCTGATGGAACTGGATCCGGCCACCGGCGCGCAACGCATCCTGCTGGAGAACGTCCCCTCGCCCAACGCCATGGAGGTTGGGCCGGACGGGCTGCTGTATTTCCCGGTGATGGGCGCGAACGAGATCTGGCGCATCGATCCCGACGGCGGCAGTCCTGAAACTGTCGCGACCGGTCTGGGAGTTCCCGACGCGGTCAAGTTCGATGCGGACGGGTATCTGGTCTCCACCCAGGTGCACAGCGGCCAAGTCCTGCGGATCGATCCGCGCTCCGGCGAACACACCGTGCTGGCCAATCTCAATCCGGGGCTGGACAATCTGACCTTCGTCGGCGCAAGGCTGTTCGTCTCGAACTTCACCGGCGAGATCACCGAGGTGCTCGGCGGCCTGCAGACCCGCGCGGTACTGCCGGGCGGGCTGAACTGGCCATTGGATCTCACGGTCGGGCCAGACGGCGAGCTCTATATCGCCGACGGCACCTACTTCTATGCGCTGCGGGCCGACGGCGCCCTGCACACCCTGGGCATGTTGTTCAGCCCCGGCTATCCCGGTTTCATCCGCGGTCTGACCGCGGCCGGCCAGGGTGAGTTCGTCGTGACAACCTCGGGCGGGCAGGTGGCCCGGTACCGGCCAGCCGATGGTGAAAGTGATGTCCTGGCAGACGGATTGAACCAGCTCTACGGTGTCGCCCTGGGGCCGCGCGGCATCGTGGCGGTCGAACAGGGCACCGGGCGACTGCTGTCCGTGGACGGCGGCCGCACCGACGTGCTCGCCTCCGGCCTGGACACCCCCGTCGGGGTGGCCATCGGAGCCGATGGCCACCCCCTAGTCAGTGAGCGCGGCAGAATCGTGCGGGTCAGCGAAACCAACACCGAGCCGGTGGTAGACGGATTGAGTTGCCCGCAGGGCATTCTGGTATCCGGCGAACTGCTCTTCATCGTCGACGCAGACGCCAAGTCGTTGATCGAGGTCGATCTCACCAGCGGGGCACGCACCGTCATCGCGTCCGGTCTTCCGGTGGGTGCGCCCCCCGGGGTTACTCCCAAGCCGCTGCGCGGGATGCCGCCGTTCTCGGGGCCTCAGGGACCGTACGCGGGGATCGCCGCCGGAGGCGACGGCACACTCTACGTCTCGGCGGATTCCGACGGCAGCGTACTGGCGTTTCAGCGGGCGGGCTGA
- a CDS encoding SDR family NAD(P)-dependent oxidoreductase produces the protein MADLLRLDGRIVVVSGAGGGGIGTTVTKMAARAGATVVAVSRSQDNLDQHVGPLVDGGLPIVPVAADAATDAGIATVLDTVRRTKGQLHGLVNIAGGAAPSTWMPATRVSRADWRELFTANLETMFFMSQAVAAEIRSAGGPGSIVSVSSISGMNTAPFHIAYGTAKAAIVAATRTMALELALDAIRVNAVAPGVTETAASSAYVDADPVRDRTAIAMGRRGRPEEQAGAILFLLSDLSSYITGQTLLVDGGLDLRWSHVGADNTSLFLKDDDFRSEIRRP, from the coding sequence ATGGCGGATCTCCTGCGGCTCGATGGCCGGATTGTGGTGGTGTCGGGCGCCGGAGGCGGCGGTATCGGAACGACTGTGACCAAGATGGCGGCACGGGCCGGTGCCACGGTGGTCGCGGTCAGCCGCTCGCAGGACAACCTCGACCAGCACGTGGGGCCACTGGTCGACGGAGGTCTGCCCATCGTGCCGGTCGCCGCGGACGCCGCCACCGATGCCGGCATCGCGACCGTTCTCGATACGGTGCGCCGGACCAAGGGGCAGCTGCACGGGCTGGTCAACATTGCCGGCGGTGCCGCGCCCTCGACGTGGATGCCGGCCACCAGGGTCAGCCGCGCCGACTGGCGGGAGCTGTTCACCGCCAACCTCGAGACGATGTTCTTCATGAGCCAAGCGGTGGCCGCCGAGATCCGGTCGGCCGGCGGCCCAGGTTCGATTGTGTCGGTCTCGTCGATCAGCGGGATGAACACGGCACCGTTTCACATCGCGTATGGCACCGCCAAGGCGGCGATTGTCGCGGCCACCCGGACGATGGCGCTGGAGCTCGCGCTGGACGCTATCCGGGTCAATGCCGTCGCGCCCGGGGTCACCGAGACTGCGGCGTCCAGCGCCTACGTCGACGCCGATCCCGTTCGGGACCGTACCGCCATCGCCATGGGGCGCCGTGGTCGTCCCGAGGAACAGGCCGGCGCGATCCTGTTCCTCCTGTCCGATCTGTCGAGCTACATCACCGGCCAAACCCTGCTCGTCGACGGCGGTTTGGATCTGCGCTGGAGCCACGTTGGCGCCGACAACACGTCGCTGTTCCTCAAAGACGACGACTTCCGTAGCGAAATCAGAAGGCCCTGA
- a CDS encoding aromatic ring-hydroxylating oxygenase subunit alpha has product MGDLGSGEELAEPTTIGVQAYISPEYARAERDKLWRKVWQQVGRVEELPEVGSYLTYDILDDSIIVVRTGANEFAAHHNVCMHRGRRLIDTPPGAKQAVGRARKSFVCGFHGWSYGLDGACTHIREEADWKGALNPANTRLKSVSVDTWGGWLWINMDPDCEPLADYLFPAAKILDPFGLENMRVKWRKWVHFDCNWKVALEAFNETYHVFTTHPEFNKFGEFKGWAKAQGRHSNIGYDAPEDMAETKSKIRLGTGDPRISTAEMQVYTMAETNATTTQTLVNAALRLVDELPEDTPADKVLEHWLSSARRDDEARGVVWPTIPADILGQSGTAWQLFPNFQIGQGLTSALCYGARPDPGYNPDKCIFEVSVFELYPSGAEPQADWEYTPVGDPRWRSVLPQDFSNMAAVQQGMKSLGFPGTQPNPYRERSTVNLHYQLSKYMGTGEPRALAKENDR; this is encoded by the coding sequence ATGGGTGATCTGGGCAGTGGTGAAGAACTCGCCGAACCGACGACCATCGGTGTGCAGGCCTACATCTCACCGGAGTACGCCCGTGCCGAACGCGACAAGCTGTGGCGCAAGGTCTGGCAGCAGGTCGGCCGGGTCGAGGAGCTACCCGAGGTCGGTAGCTATCTAACCTACGACATCCTCGACGACTCGATCATTGTCGTGCGGACCGGGGCGAACGAGTTTGCCGCCCACCACAACGTCTGCATGCACCGCGGCCGACGCCTGATCGACACCCCGCCCGGCGCGAAACAGGCTGTGGGGCGGGCCCGTAAGTCGTTCGTCTGCGGATTCCACGGCTGGTCCTACGGCCTGGATGGTGCCTGCACGCACATTCGCGAGGAAGCCGACTGGAAGGGTGCGCTGAACCCGGCCAACACCCGGCTGAAGTCGGTGAGCGTCGACACCTGGGGCGGCTGGTTGTGGATCAACATGGATCCCGACTGCGAACCGCTGGCCGACTACCTATTTCCGGCCGCGAAGATCCTCGACCCGTTCGGGCTGGAGAACATGCGCGTCAAATGGCGCAAATGGGTGCACTTCGACTGCAACTGGAAGGTCGCCCTCGAGGCGTTCAACGAGACCTACCACGTGTTCACCACCCACCCGGAGTTCAACAAGTTCGGTGAATTCAAGGGCTGGGCCAAGGCGCAGGGCCGCCATAGCAATATCGGCTACGACGCGCCTGAGGATATGGCCGAGACCAAGTCCAAGATCCGGCTCGGCACCGGCGACCCGCGGATCTCCACCGCGGAGATGCAGGTGTACACGATGGCGGAGACCAACGCGACCACCACACAGACGCTGGTGAACGCCGCGCTGCGGCTGGTGGACGAGTTGCCCGAGGACACTCCGGCCGACAAGGTGCTCGAACACTGGCTGTCGTCGGCGCGGCGCGATGACGAGGCCCGCGGCGTGGTGTGGCCGACGATCCCCGCCGACATCCTCGGCCAGAGCGGAACCGCCTGGCAGCTGTTCCCGAACTTCCAGATCGGGCAGGGCCTGACCAGTGCGCTGTGCTACGGCGCGCGCCCAGACCCTGGCTACAACCCCGACAAGTGCATCTTTGAGGTGTCTGTGTTCGAGCTGTACCCCAGCGGCGCCGAGCCACAGGCTGACTGGGAGTACACCCCGGTGGGCGATCCGCGCTGGCGCAGCGTGCTGCCGCAAGACTTCTCCAATATGGCTGCCGTCCAGCAGGGGATGAAGTCGCTCGGATTCCCGGGCACCCAGCCCAATCCGTACCGCGAGCGCAGCACCGTCAACCTGCACTACCAGTTGTCGAAGTACATGGGCACCGGGGAACCCCGCGCGCTCGCAAAGGAGAACGATCGATGA